Proteins encoded within one genomic window of Jiangella mangrovi:
- a CDS encoding adenylate kinase, producing the protein MTRLLIMGPPGAGKGTQAELVAKRFAVPAISTGDIFRSNIANETDLGRQVKDILDSGRYVPDELTNEVVRDRLSQSDVADGFLLDGYPRTLAQVEFLDKVLAEQGSELDHVIVLNVDVDEVVKRLHERAIKEGREDDTPETIRSRQELYLEQTAPLIAVYRDRGLVFEVDGLGSVDDVQRRVAEAIEQPPQPH; encoded by the coding sequence GTGACGCGACTGCTCATCATGGGCCCGCCGGGCGCGGGCAAGGGCACACAGGCCGAGCTGGTGGCCAAGCGCTTCGCGGTGCCGGCCATCTCGACGGGCGACATCTTCCGGTCCAACATCGCCAATGAGACCGACCTCGGCCGTCAGGTGAAGGACATCCTCGACTCCGGGCGTTACGTGCCGGACGAGCTGACCAACGAGGTCGTCCGCGACCGCCTCTCGCAGTCCGACGTCGCCGACGGCTTCCTGCTCGACGGCTACCCGCGCACGCTCGCCCAGGTCGAGTTCCTCGACAAGGTGCTGGCCGAGCAGGGGAGCGAGCTCGACCACGTCATCGTCCTCAACGTCGACGTCGACGAGGTCGTCAAGCGGCTGCACGAGCGGGCCATCAAGGAAGGTCGCGAGGACGACACCCCCGAGACCATCCGGAGCCGGCAGGAGCTCTACCTCGAGCAGACGGCGCCGCTGATCGCCGTCTACCGCGACCGTGGCCTGGTCTTCGAGGTCGACGGCCTCGGCAGCGTCGACGACGTCCAGCGCCGGGTGGCCGAGGCGATCGAGCAGCCGCCGCAGCCGCACTGA
- the map gene encoding type I methionyl aminopeptidase: MIEIKSPEQLAGMRAAGLVVAEIHEVMRAAIVPCATPLDLDAIARRELAARGATSNFLGYGGFPATVCVSVNDVVVHGIPDATPFADGDIVSLDFGAVLHGWHGDSAVTVPVGSVPAEVAKLLTDCDDALWSGIAAMTAGRRVRDIGTAIEKTIVERGPYGIVEEYGGHGIGTAMHQDPHVMNYRSRQRGPKLVPGLCLAVEPMITMGGPETHVLADEWTVKTDDGSWAAHFEHSIAVTPEGPWVLTALDGGAARLAELGVPAAAAHRA, from the coding sequence ATGATCGAGATCAAGTCGCCGGAGCAGCTGGCCGGCATGCGCGCGGCCGGGCTGGTCGTGGCCGAGATCCACGAGGTGATGCGCGCGGCCATCGTGCCGTGCGCCACCCCGCTGGACCTCGACGCGATCGCCCGGCGCGAGCTGGCCGCCCGCGGCGCCACGTCGAACTTCCTGGGCTACGGCGGCTTCCCGGCGACGGTGTGCGTCTCGGTCAACGACGTTGTCGTCCACGGCATCCCCGACGCCACCCCGTTCGCCGACGGCGACATCGTCTCGCTCGACTTCGGCGCCGTCCTGCACGGCTGGCACGGCGACTCCGCTGTGACGGTGCCGGTCGGCTCCGTGCCGGCCGAGGTCGCCAAGCTCCTCACCGACTGTGACGACGCACTGTGGTCCGGCATCGCCGCCATGACGGCCGGCCGCCGGGTGCGCGACATCGGCACCGCCATCGAGAAGACCATCGTCGAGCGCGGCCCCTACGGCATCGTCGAGGAGTACGGCGGGCACGGCATCGGCACCGCCATGCACCAGGACCCGCACGTCATGAACTACCGCAGCCGCCAGCGCGGCCCGAAGCTCGTGCCCGGCCTGTGCCTCGCGGTCGAGCCGATGATCACCATGGGCGGCCCCGAGACCCACGTCCTCGCCGACGAGTGGACGGTCAAGACCGACGACGGCTCCTGGGCGGCTCACTTCGAGCACAGCATCGCCGTCACCCCCGAGGGCCCCTGGGTCCTCACCGCGCTCGACGGCGGCGCCGCCCGGCTCGCCGAGCTCGGGGTCCCGGCCGCCGCCGCCCACCGCGCCTGA
- a CDS encoding ABC transporter permease, with amino-acid sequence MTLLNDRPAAAAPPPAARPQKRTWRPSGKAVLTVGVVAILLYLVAGPLVMLIGSSFQDSSTGLPLSASAEWTLENYSRVFGNEQTYTALGNTLIFAGGALAIAFTLAVLFAWLIERTDIPFPNAAFVLLVAPSGMPFLIVSIAWSLLLNPTNGLINQVLDSAFGFTVNIYSMPGMIFVQGIGMVPITFLLVSAAIKGMSSSLEDAASTSGATLPQTLRRVTVPMMTPALLGAFVYLIVNVVDTLDVPLVLGLPGHEIVLSSQVYLTSRPPAGLPDYGAASVYGILMIGMVIIPLLIYNRLIGRANAYTTISSRARHPKKIQLGVWRYPALGLLGLYVLVGFVLPFLILVWVSIQPFYEGISQAAFDRITFDGYKDIFSSGAVGEAFLNTLILGTAAGTAAVALATLTSWLIVRSRSRATWMLDLLAFMPHAFPGVAIGLSISLIYLVLPIPIYGTIWIVVIAMATQYVSLGTRLTTSGIVQIQETLEKAGATSGAAMRTIWRRILVPLLRPAFVNAFLLVFLASIQNLTLPLMLQSPDNIVASTLLWGHWDRGNVTSAAVLSVVMTIITVLAAGFLRNTTRKM; translated from the coding sequence ATGACGCTGCTCAACGACCGGCCGGCCGCCGCGGCACCGCCGCCCGCCGCCCGGCCCCAGAAGCGGACCTGGCGCCCCAGCGGCAAGGCCGTGCTCACCGTCGGCGTGGTCGCGATCCTGCTCTACCTGGTGGCCGGCCCGCTGGTCATGCTCATCGGCAGCAGCTTCCAGGACTCCTCGACCGGGCTGCCACTGTCGGCCAGTGCCGAGTGGACGCTGGAGAACTACTCGCGGGTCTTCGGCAACGAGCAGACCTACACGGCGCTGGGCAACACGCTGATCTTCGCCGGCGGCGCGCTGGCCATCGCGTTCACCCTGGCCGTGTTGTTCGCCTGGCTCATCGAACGCACCGACATCCCGTTCCCGAACGCCGCGTTCGTACTGCTGGTGGCGCCGTCGGGCATGCCCTTCCTGATCGTCTCGATCGCGTGGTCCCTGCTGCTCAACCCCACCAACGGGCTGATCAACCAGGTGCTCGACAGCGCCTTCGGGTTCACGGTGAACATCTACTCGATGCCGGGCATGATCTTCGTGCAGGGCATCGGCATGGTGCCCATCACGTTCCTGCTGGTCTCCGCGGCCATCAAGGGCATGAGCAGCAGCCTCGAGGACGCCGCCAGCACCTCCGGCGCGACCCTGCCGCAGACGCTGCGCCGCGTGACCGTCCCGATGATGACGCCGGCCCTGCTCGGCGCGTTCGTCTACCTCATCGTCAACGTGGTCGACACGCTGGACGTGCCGCTGGTGCTGGGCCTGCCCGGTCACGAGATCGTGCTGAGCTCGCAGGTCTACCTGACGTCGCGGCCGCCGGCCGGCCTGCCCGACTACGGCGCGGCCAGCGTCTACGGCATCCTGATGATCGGCATGGTCATCATCCCGCTGCTCATCTACAACCGCCTCATCGGCCGGGCCAACGCCTACACCACCATCAGCAGCCGGGCGCGGCACCCGAAGAAGATCCAGCTCGGCGTCTGGCGCTACCCGGCGCTCGGCCTGCTGGGCCTCTACGTCCTGGTCGGCTTCGTGCTGCCGTTCCTGATCCTCGTCTGGGTGAGCATCCAGCCGTTCTACGAGGGCATCTCGCAGGCCGCGTTCGACCGGATCACCTTCGACGGCTACAAGGACATCTTCAGCAGCGGCGCCGTCGGCGAGGCGTTCCTCAACACGCTGATCCTCGGCACCGCCGCCGGCACCGCAGCCGTGGCGCTGGCGACGCTGACGTCCTGGCTGATCGTGCGGTCGCGGTCGCGGGCCACCTGGATGCTCGACCTGCTGGCGTTCATGCCGCACGCCTTCCCCGGCGTCGCCATCGGTCTGAGCATCTCGCTGATCTACCTGGTGCTGCCGATCCCGATCTACGGCACCATCTGGATCGTCGTCATCGCCATGGCCACGCAGTACGTCAGCCTCGGCACCCGCCTCACCACCAGCGGCATCGTGCAAATCCAGGAGACCCTGGAGAAGGCCGGCGCCACCAGCGGGGCGGCCATGCGGACCATCTGGCGCCGGATCCTGGTGCCGCTGCTCCGCCCGGCGTTCGTCAACGCGTTCCTGCTGGTGTTCCTGGCCAGCATCCAGAACCTGACGCTGCCGCTGATGCTGCAGTCGCCGGACAACATCGTCGCCTCGACCCTGCTGTGGGGCCACTGGGACCGCGGCAACGTCACCAGCGCGGCCGTGCTGAGCGTCGTGATGACGATCATCACCGTCCTGGCGGCGGGCTTCCTGCGCAACACGACTCGAAAGATGTAG
- a CDS encoding ABC transporter ATP-binding protein, translated as MNETREADELEVEETGGPRKHAIHVRELEHVYGTGKKKFTAVDHISFSVEESRFYTLLGPSGCGKSTTLHCIAGLERPTSGEIELGDTVVVSSRRFVPTHRRDIGMVFQDYAVWPHMTVFENVAFPLRVGRTKVRDIKDRVMKVLETVGMAHLSERRPSELSGGQQQRVSLARALVREPSVLLLDEPLSNLDATLREQMRAELRQIQRRLKVTTIFVTHDQYEALAMSNRIAVMRNGTIVQEGTPREIYREPKDAFVASFIGVSSFLEGTVASVGDDGFGWVDANVGRMRTRVSPDVVAGDRVLVVVRPEGVVLEPLGTEGQENHFPAVVDYRLYLGGGYDYRLQVGGVPVRATRPANEPYRNKDKAVAHLPAEECIAIPAGDEKHAPPPGTIMEDPRDQVPGGLT; from the coding sequence ATGAACGAGACACGTGAGGCCGACGAGCTCGAAGTGGAGGAGACCGGCGGGCCGCGGAAGCACGCCATCCACGTCCGCGAGCTCGAGCACGTCTACGGCACCGGCAAGAAGAAGTTCACCGCCGTCGACCACATCTCCTTCTCCGTCGAGGAGAGCCGGTTCTACACGCTGCTCGGCCCCAGTGGCTGCGGGAAGTCGACGACCCTGCACTGCATCGCCGGGCTGGAGCGGCCCACGTCGGGCGAGATCGAGCTCGGCGACACCGTGGTGGTGTCGTCGCGCCGGTTCGTGCCGACGCACCGCCGCGACATCGGCATGGTCTTCCAGGACTACGCCGTCTGGCCGCACATGACGGTGTTCGAGAACGTCGCGTTCCCGCTGCGGGTCGGCCGGACGAAGGTCCGCGACATCAAGGACCGCGTCATGAAGGTCCTCGAGACCGTCGGCATGGCGCACCTGTCGGAGCGGCGGCCCTCGGAGCTCTCCGGCGGCCAGCAGCAGCGCGTGTCGCTGGCCCGGGCGCTGGTCCGCGAGCCCAGCGTGCTGCTGCTGGACGAGCCGCTGTCGAACCTCGACGCCACGCTGCGCGAGCAGATGCGCGCCGAGCTGCGCCAGATCCAGCGCCGGCTCAAGGTTACGACGATCTTCGTCACGCACGACCAGTACGAGGCGCTGGCGATGTCGAACCGCATCGCCGTCATGCGCAACGGCACCATTGTGCAGGAGGGCACCCCGCGCGAGATCTACCGCGAGCCGAAGGACGCCTTCGTGGCCTCGTTCATCGGCGTCTCCAGCTTCCTCGAGGGGACGGTCGCCTCGGTCGGCGACGACGGCTTCGGCTGGGTCGACGCCAACGTCGGCCGCATGCGCACCCGGGTGTCGCCCGACGTCGTCGCCGGCGACCGCGTCCTGGTGGTCGTCCGGCCCGAGGGCGTCGTCCTCGAGCCGCTGGGCACCGAGGGCCAGGAGAACCACTTCCCGGCCGTGGTCGACTACCGGCTGTACCTGGGCGGCGGCTACGACTACCGGCTCCAGGTGGGCGGCGTCCCCGTCCGCGCCACGCGCCCGGCCAACGAGCCATACCGCAACAAGGACAAGGCCGTGGCGCACCTGCCGGCCGAGGAGTGCATCGCGATCCCCGCCGGCGACGAGAAGCACGCGCCCCCGCCCGGCACCATCATGGAGGACCCGCGCGACCAGGTCCCGGGTGGTCTGACATGA
- a CDS encoding alpha/beta fold hydrolase yields the protein MTATATHTERWFDVDGLRLHGVEWGDPDGVPLLMLHGVGSNAHFFNSLGPRLEDRMPGRYRILSLDHRGSGDSDKPETGYGIERAAQDVIDIHDQLGGAPMVIVGHSRGGWLGPYIAGRWPSRVSELVLIDPARIFFATTEDADDFYGAVAAGMGPFDTLDDALAAAREKDTTMRWTADREAAVRAGLEELPDGRWQAKMPRSVLQAMRAAREDTDRVGPVLPDVTARVLMFVSSRSNDWRQQQKLEYARRLPDGVRVEMVDATHAIHQDEPDLVADTITEFLRPEA from the coding sequence GTGACCGCCACCGCCACCCACACCGAGCGCTGGTTCGACGTCGACGGCCTGCGGCTGCACGGCGTCGAGTGGGGCGACCCCGACGGCGTCCCGCTCCTCATGCTGCACGGGGTCGGCAGCAACGCCCACTTCTTCAACTCGCTGGGCCCGCGCCTCGAGGACCGGATGCCGGGCCGGTACCGGATCCTGTCGCTGGACCACCGCGGCTCCGGCGACAGCGACAAGCCGGAGACCGGCTACGGCATCGAGCGGGCCGCGCAGGACGTCATCGACATCCACGACCAGCTCGGCGGCGCGCCGATGGTGATCGTCGGCCACTCGCGCGGCGGCTGGCTCGGGCCGTACATCGCCGGGCGCTGGCCGTCGCGGGTGTCCGAGCTGGTGCTGATCGACCCGGCCCGGATCTTCTTCGCGACCACGGAGGACGCGGACGACTTCTACGGCGCCGTCGCGGCCGGCATGGGCCCGTTCGACACCCTCGACGACGCCCTCGCCGCGGCCCGCGAGAAGGACACGACCATGAGGTGGACGGCGGACCGCGAGGCCGCCGTGCGCGCCGGCCTGGAGGAGCTGCCCGACGGCCGCTGGCAGGCCAAGATGCCGCGCAGCGTGCTCCAGGCGATGCGAGCGGCCCGCGAGGACACCGACCGCGTCGGGCCCGTGCTGCCGGACGTGACGGCGCGGGTGCTCATGTTCGTGTCGTCGCGCTCCAACGACTGGCGGCAGCAGCAGAAGCTCGAGTACGCCCGCAGGTTGCCCGACGGAGTCCGGGTCGAGATGGTGGACGCCACGCATGCGATCCACCAGGACGAGCCGGACCTCGTCGCGGACACCATCACCGAGTTCCTCCGACCGGAAGCGTGA
- a CDS encoding cupin domain-containing protein — MAQMKTEGASHYDIQKERRENQAALWRSHQVPVVKGDAVKLEDVPSRRTRRGVYKGPEGESISVLMDASVHEISPGVTTTAHRHSWDAIMFVIGGSGTTEIGGQRIEFKPWDTIHIPAWEWHRHTNTGGKDVRYFTWSMEPMLEWFGLAYLEDAGDEAPSTLPPPPTSKAAAALVETDDPYVRRLQRLIGNDQEAGSRRLHTAWDDVTQRVSPRGARSSFLVDSSLGYQTSGLTAVMHEIAPGLWQARHRHGGEAHLFVVSGNGHTKVDEEPQYWTSGDLVVVDHWCWHQHCNDDPDKTARVIRVHSTFGDIVDALLDPVPTLEEDPVRDRPDLSGLVWPDPNDDRPEA, encoded by the coding sequence ATGGCGCAGATGAAGACCGAAGGTGCCTCGCACTACGACATCCAGAAGGAGCGCCGCGAGAACCAGGCGGCGCTGTGGCGGTCGCACCAGGTCCCGGTCGTCAAGGGCGACGCGGTGAAGCTCGAGGACGTGCCCAGCCGGCGGACACGGCGCGGGGTCTACAAGGGACCCGAGGGCGAGAGCATCTCCGTCCTGATGGACGCCTCGGTGCACGAGATCTCGCCCGGCGTGACGACCACGGCGCACCGGCACTCGTGGGACGCCATCATGTTCGTCATCGGCGGGTCCGGGACGACGGAGATCGGCGGGCAGCGCATCGAGTTCAAGCCCTGGGACACCATCCACATCCCCGCGTGGGAGTGGCACCGCCACACCAACACCGGTGGCAAGGACGTCCGCTACTTCACCTGGTCGATGGAGCCGATGCTCGAGTGGTTCGGCCTGGCGTATCTGGAGGACGCCGGCGACGAGGCGCCGTCGACCCTGCCGCCGCCGCCCACCAGCAAGGCCGCCGCGGCCCTCGTCGAGACCGACGACCCGTACGTGCGCCGGCTGCAGCGCCTCATCGGCAACGACCAGGAGGCCGGGAGCCGACGGCTGCACACGGCCTGGGACGACGTCACGCAGCGTGTCTCGCCCCGCGGCGCCCGCTCCAGCTTCCTCGTCGACTCCTCGCTCGGCTACCAGACCAGCGGGCTGACCGCCGTCATGCACGAGATCGCGCCCGGGCTCTGGCAGGCCAGGCACCGCCACGGCGGCGAGGCGCACCTGTTCGTGGTGTCCGGCAACGGGCACACCAAGGTCGACGAGGAGCCGCAGTACTGGACCAGCGGCGACCTCGTGGTCGTCGACCACTGGTGCTGGCACCAGCACTGCAACGACGACCCGGACAAGACCGCCCGCGTCATCCGCGTGCACAGCACGTTCGGCGACATCGTCGACGCGCTGCTCGACCCGGTGCCGACGCTGGAGGAGGACCCGGTCCGCGACCGGCCCGACCTGTCCGGGCTGGTCTGGCCGGACCCGAACGACGACCGCCCGGAGGCATGA
- a CDS encoding cupin domain-containing protein, giving the protein MAQMKTEGASHYDIQNERRDAQKQLWRKHQTALIKGDSVAMLDSPHRRTRRGIYKGPEGESTSVLMDASVHEISPGITTTTHRHSWDAIMFVIGGSGWTEIGGQRIEFKPWDTIHIPAWEWHRHGNTGTKDVRYFTWSMEPMLEWFGLATLEDAGDEAPADLPPPPTSGALSDLFGLDGGDPYTRRLTRLVTSDEQATSRRLHTAWDDVTQRVSRRGARSSFLVDSSLGYQTSGLSAVMHELAPGLWQAQHRHGGEAHLYIVSGNGHTKVDGVPHHWTSGDLAVVDHWCWHQHCNDDPDKTARVIRVHSTFGTLMRALMHPLPILEEDPDRDRPDLSNVVWPDPNIDRPEA; this is encoded by the coding sequence ATGGCGCAGATGAAGACCGAGGGTGCCTCGCACTACGACATCCAGAACGAGCGCAGGGATGCGCAGAAACAGTTGTGGCGCAAGCACCAGACGGCCCTCATCAAAGGCGACAGCGTCGCCATGCTGGACTCCCCCCACCGCCGGACCCGGCGCGGCATCTACAAGGGACCCGAGGGCGAGAGCACCTCGGTCCTGATGGACGCGTCGGTCCACGAGATCTCCCCCGGCATCACCACGACCACGCACCGGCACTCGTGGGACGCCATCATGTTCGTCATCGGCGGCTCCGGCTGGACCGAGATCGGCGGGCAGCGCATCGAGTTCAAGCCGTGGGACACCATCCACATCCCGGCCTGGGAGTGGCACCGGCACGGCAACACCGGGACCAAGGACGTCCGCTACTTCACCTGGTCCATGGAGCCCATGCTCGAGTGGTTCGGCCTGGCCACCCTCGAGGACGCCGGCGACGAGGCGCCCGCCGACCTGCCTCCGCCACCCACCAGCGGCGCCCTGAGCGACCTGTTCGGCCTCGACGGCGGCGACCCGTACACCCGCCGCCTCACGCGCCTGGTCACCAGCGACGAGCAGGCCACGTCCCGCCGGCTGCACACCGCCTGGGACGACGTCACGCAGCGCGTCTCGCGCCGCGGCGCCCGCTCCAGCTTCCTCGTCGACTCCTCGCTCGGCTACCAGACCAGCGGGCTGTCCGCCGTCATGCACGAGCTGGCGCCCGGGCTCTGGCAGGCCCAGCACCGCCACGGCGGCGAGGCCCACCTCTACATCGTCTCCGGCAACGGCCACACCAAGGTCGACGGCGTGCCCCACCACTGGACCAGCGGCGACCTCGCCGTCGTCGACCACTGGTGCTGGCACCAGCACTGCAACGACGACCCCGACAAGACCGCCCGCGTCATCCGCGTCCACAGCACCTTCGGCACGCTCATGCGGGCCCTGATGCACCCGCTCCCGATCCTCGAGGAGGACCCCGACCGCGACCGCCCGGATCTCTCGAACGTCGTGTGGCCCGATCCGAACATCGACCGCCCCGAGGCGTGA
- a CDS encoding ABC transporter substrate-binding protein yields MTSRRIRPALVAGGLALSLGVLAACGGGDDDTTEAGSAGFPEATNIDDVCAAGAEEGVVNVRKTTDAEVFAQEIVPFQEKYPDIEVEFVSQRPEDVIQQVVTSTQAGRGSDTDVVDLALDDAKPLFDRDLVANVEWTNLGIPEENTVDINDINVYRSQREIWGLVYNSDRTSPDDLPDTWAELTDPKYKGQIVIDPRANSTGYLAVAWGEDETKSWYEDLLANEPLVVEGETAGLLKVGAGEGVMATNSYDATVREQQSNGVPVDIKYLDDVVGAKDHYAVIISETEHPNAAMCFLAWYGSEEGQAAQLEYEFKDNIAKPDFVPEHADFAIIDSFEDMEMVSGVTQELSAMTVGG; encoded by the coding sequence ATGACCAGCAGAAGGATCCGCCCGGCGTTGGTTGCCGGAGGCCTCGCACTCAGCCTCGGGGTCCTTGCGGCCTGCGGGGGCGGAGACGACGACACGACGGAGGCGGGCTCGGCCGGCTTCCCCGAGGCGACGAACATCGACGACGTCTGTGCGGCGGGCGCCGAAGAGGGTGTCGTCAACGTCCGCAAGACCACCGATGCCGAGGTCTTCGCCCAGGAGATCGTGCCGTTCCAGGAGAAGTACCCGGACATCGAGGTCGAGTTCGTCTCGCAGCGGCCCGAGGACGTCATCCAGCAGGTGGTCACGTCGACGCAGGCCGGTCGCGGCAGCGACACCGACGTCGTCGACCTCGCACTCGACGACGCCAAGCCGCTCTTCGACCGCGACCTGGTCGCGAACGTCGAGTGGACGAACCTCGGGATCCCCGAGGAGAACACCGTCGACATCAACGACATCAACGTCTACCGCAGCCAGCGCGAGATCTGGGGCCTGGTCTACAACAGCGACCGCACCTCGCCGGACGACCTGCCCGACACCTGGGCGGAGCTGACCGACCCGAAGTACAAGGGTCAGATCGTCATCGACCCGCGCGCCAACAGCACCGGCTACCTGGCCGTCGCCTGGGGCGAGGACGAGACCAAGTCCTGGTACGAGGACCTGCTGGCCAACGAGCCGCTGGTCGTCGAGGGCGAGACCGCCGGTCTGCTGAAGGTCGGCGCCGGTGAGGGCGTCATGGCCACCAACTCCTACGACGCGACCGTCCGCGAGCAGCAGAGCAACGGCGTCCCCGTCGACATCAAGTACCTCGACGACGTCGTCGGCGCCAAGGACCACTACGCCGTCATCATCAGCGAGACCGAGCACCCGAACGCCGCCATGTGCTTCCTGGCCTGGTACGGCAGCGAGGAGGGCCAGGCCGCGCAGCTGGAGTACGAGTTCAAGGACAACATCGCCAAGCCGGACTTCGTCCCGGAGCACGCCGACTTCGCGATCATCGACTCCTTCGAGGACATGGAGATGGTGTCCGGGGTCACGCAGGAGCTCTCCGCGATGACCGTCGGCGGCTGA